The proteins below are encoded in one region of Sminthopsis crassicaudata isolate SCR6 chromosome 1, ASM4859323v1, whole genome shotgun sequence:
- the LOC141552183 gene encoding olfactory receptor 7A10-like: MVTCLRSQRKINLIIPGNQTQFTEFILLRFSEKPEQHGPLFGLFLGMYLVTVVGNLLIMLAIGSDSHLHTPMYFFLSNLSFVDLCVVSTTVPNMLVSILTKNKAIPFADCLAQMYFFMVFVTLDNFLLTAMAYDRFVAICHPLRYTVIMNPRLCGLLVLVSWIISLLYSLLQSLMVTQLSFCTEHEIPHFFCDLAEVLKLSCSDTLINYVLIYILVGLLGTLSLTGILFSYIQICSSILKIPSAQGKYKAFSTCGSHLSVVSLFYGAGLGVYLSSSTTHSSWKSTVASVMYTVVTPMLNPFIYTLRNKDIKNALKHLISKITSSQ; this comes from the exons Atggtgacttgtctaagatctcaaag AAAAATCAACCTCATAATACCAGGAAATCAAACACAATTCACTGAATTTATCCTCCTCCGATTTTCTGAAAAACCAGAACAGCACGGACCTCTCTTTGGGCTGTTCCTGGGCATGTACTTGGTCACAGTGGTTGGAAACCTGCTCATAATGTTGGCCATTGGCTCTGACTCTCACCTCCACACTCCCATGTACTTCTTCCTTTCAAATTTATCCTTTGTAGATCTCTGTGTGGTATCTACCACAGTGCCTAATATGTTGGTGAGCATCTTGACAAAAAACAAGGCCATTCCCTTTGCTGACTGTCTTGCTCAGATGTActtttttatggtttttgttACTCTGGACAATTTCCTCCTCACTGCAATGGCTTATGACCGTTTTGTGGCTATCTGTCATCCTCTACGCTATACAGTCATCATGAACCCTAGGCTATGTGGCCTGTTGGTGCtggtctcctggataataagcctTCTATATTCTCTTCTTCAAAGTCTGATGGTAACACAACTCTCCTTCTGTACAGAACATGAAATTCCACATTTCTTTTGTGATCTTGCTGAGGTTCTTAAACTCTCTTGTTCTGATACTCTTATCAATTatgttttgatatatattttagttGGACTACTGGGTACTCTCTCCCTCACAGGAATCCTTTTCTCTTATATTCAGATCTGCTCTTCTATATTGAAAATCCCATCTGCTCAGGGTAAGTATAAAGCCTTTTCTACCTGTGGATCTCATCTCTCTGTTGTTTCCTTATTCTATGGTGCAGGACTTGGAGTGTATTTGAGCTCCTCAACTACCCACTCTTCATGGAAGAGCACAGTTGCTTCAGTAATGTATACTGTGGTCACCCCCATGTTGAATCCCTTCATCTATACCCTAAGGAATAAAGACATAAAAAATGCCCTTAAGCATCTCATTAGCAAAATAACTTCTTCTCAGTGA